Proteins found in one Thalassomonas actiniarum genomic segment:
- a CDS encoding TlpA disulfide reductase family protein: MSKLFAVCCYLYLATWAVSAYAEKVTPTDELARQLEQHTGKVIYLDFWASWCGPCRKSFPWLSKMQTQYQQQGFVVLSVNLDHNKQFADEFLQQLAADFPVIYDPRGELMKQYKIKGMPSSFLFDRSGSIISRHAGFSEKKIPLYEQEIANALTR; encoded by the coding sequence ATGTCTAAACTTTTTGCTGTCTGCTGTTATCTGTACCTGGCCACCTGGGCTGTTTCCGCTTATGCCGAAAAGGTAACCCCAACTGACGAACTGGCCCGGCAACTGGAGCAGCATACAGGTAAAGTGATTTACCTGGATTTTTGGGCATCCTGGTGCGGCCCGTGCCGCAAGTCCTTTCCCTGGCTGTCAAAAATGCAGACACAATATCAGCAACAAGGCTTTGTCGTACTCAGCGTCAATCTCGATCATAACAAGCAGTTCGCCGACGAATTTCTGCAGCAGCTAGCGGCTGATTTTCCGGTGATTTACGATCCCCGGGGCGAACTGATGAAACAATATAAAATAAAAGGCATGCCCAGCAGTTTTTTGTTTGACCGCAGCGGCAGCATCATCAGCCGTCACGCCGGCTTCAGTGAGAAAAAAATCCCTTTATATGAACAGGAGATAGCGAACGCCCTGACCCGGTAA
- a CDS encoding PEP-CTERM sorting domain-containing protein (PEP-CTERM proteins occur, often in large numbers, in the proteomes of bacteria that also encode an exosortase, a predicted intramembrane cysteine proteinase. The presence of a PEP-CTERM domain at a protein's C-terminus predicts cleavage within the sorting domain, followed by covalent anchoring to some some component of the (usually Gram-negative) cell surface. Many PEP-CTERM proteins exhibit an unusual sequence composition that includes large numbers of potential glycosylation sites. Expression of one such protein has been shown restore the ability of a bacterium to form floc, a type of biofilm.), which produces MKMFKTILLTAIVFLLNLSFAFAGHLPPAPCNVADVQLNSIQLLDGSPVVNVPPIDSSECYGAFTGNNSLFTKPTNGNLGYDDDGWLNSESPFWSGPGAFIENADLLDLDGEGDVDDPGWIYLGKDEGAGFKGETSTDGVGSYTFIDDLLTMSNCLDKDDNSTNCVGGDAVKGDWAWTPPATNPQALLDLLGGLFFDQVAIIFKSGKQFAMYDFDIGDLGLDPVLAGDFNFAFTGTWDMSNTLGKHGLSNYTLWARDPTIETTDIPEPSTLALFSLFLLLIALRQRQWLNQ; this is translated from the coding sequence ATGAAAATGTTCAAAACAATACTTTTAACCGCTATTGTTTTTTTGTTAAACCTTTCTTTTGCTTTTGCCGGTCATTTACCCCCGGCTCCCTGTAATGTCGCAGATGTCCAACTGAATAGTATTCAATTGCTCGATGGCAGCCCGGTGGTAAATGTTCCACCGATCGACTCCAGCGAGTGTTATGGCGCCTTTACCGGCAATAACAGCCTGTTTACTAAACCCACCAATGGTAACCTGGGCTATGATGATGATGGCTGGTTAAACAGTGAATCACCTTTCTGGTCAGGCCCCGGGGCTTTTATTGAAAACGCTGATTTGCTCGATTTGGACGGCGAAGGTGATGTCGATGATCCCGGCTGGATTTACCTGGGGAAAGATGAAGGAGCTGGCTTTAAAGGAGAAACCAGTACCGATGGTGTCGGTTCTTATACCTTTATCGATGACTTGCTGACCATGAGCAATTGCCTGGATAAAGATGATAACAGTACTAATTGTGTCGGCGGTGATGCCGTTAAAGGCGATTGGGCCTGGACGCCGCCGGCGACTAATCCGCAAGCGCTGCTGGATTTACTGGGGGGATTGTTTTTTGACCAGGTAGCCATTATTTTCAAAAGCGGCAAACAGTTTGCCATGTATGATTTTGATATTGGCGATTTGGGACTAGACCCGGTATTGGCCGGCGATTTTAATTTTGCCTTTACCGGTACCTGGGATATGAGTAATACCTTAGGGAAACATGGCCTGTCTAACTATACCTTATGGGCCAGGGATCCTACGATTGAAACCACGGATATTCCCGAGCCTTCGACCTTGGCCTTATTCAGTTTATTTCTCTTGCTGATCGCCCTCAGGCAAAGGCAGTGGCTGAATCAATAA
- a CDS encoding DUF938 domain-containing protein gives MLNFSPSCERNQGYILTELEQLFAPVTRVLELGSLSGQHALHFASGLPHLNWQPSDLAENVPALTENIRHSAIDNCLVPIALDVTVAGDWPEQQYDGIFTANTLHIMSWPSVVQMFDHLPKVCRPGTLLTIYGPFKYQGAYTSDSNASFQQWLQDRDPQSGIRDFEQVGRLARQQGFELISDIQMPANNQLISWQKQG, from the coding sequence ATGTTAAATTTTTCACCTTCATGTGAGCGTAATCAGGGCTATATCTTAACTGAGCTGGAACAATTGTTTGCACCTGTTACCCGGGTGCTTGAGCTGGGCAGCTTATCGGGCCAGCACGCCTTGCACTTTGCCTCCGGTTTGCCGCATTTGAACTGGCAACCATCAGATCTGGCAGAAAATGTGCCGGCATTAACGGAAAATATCCGACATAGCGCCATCGATAATTGCCTGGTGCCGATAGCTTTAGATGTCACGGTTGCCGGAGATTGGCCGGAGCAGCAATACGATGGTATTTTTACCGCCAATACTTTACATATCATGTCTTGGCCATCTGTGGTACAGATGTTTGATCACTTGCCTAAAGTTTGTCGGCCGGGCACCTTGCTCACGATTTACGGACCCTTTAAGTATCAAGGGGCATATACCAGTGATAGCAACGCCAGCTTCCAACAGTGGCTGCAAGACAGGGATCCCCAAAGCGGTATCCGGGACTTTGAACAGGTGGGGAGGCTAGCGCGGCAGCAGGGGTTTGAACTGATTTCTGACATTCAGATGCCTGCCAATAACCAGCTGATCAGTTGGCAAAAACAGGGGTAG
- a CDS encoding TonB-dependent receptor family protein — MRSSSFFQPALIASAILAAISHTAVAKDTDDNIEHLTIFGSAQAVNDVPGSAHMITEEELNKFDFTDIMRTLTSVPGVYVLEEDGYGLRPNIGMRGTGQNRSEKVTIMEDNVLAAPAPYASPSAYYFPTAGRMQQVEVLKGTSSAMYGPRTTGGVINMLSRQIPDDALAGQFNVTTGEDGYAKVHAYAGGSGEQVSSVFEVFRYQADGFKDINNSDRDTGFVKNDILAKVRFNSDKNAAYDQELELKLKYSDEDSDETYMGLTDADFAADPYARYSASQLDNMDTTHKQVQINHLIKINGRFNLMTTAYYNDFSRNWYKTSKVGKMVDEVQEDGSIIPVKKFSSLGSGGTEIASDYDRGAESEIYAQVKANSRDYLSKGLQTVLDIDLDDHQLKFGVRYHEDEMDRFQWVDEYTLDQDYQMTQDDAGVHGADSNRIDSAEALALFVHDEYTLGNFIINAGLRYEDITLERHDWKDDLARTQDPVKHTKNTVDVWLPSLALTYRVNEELVLLGGIQKGFAPPAPGNEEADDEESINYELGLRYNNESLHAEAIAFFSDYDNMHGNCTVSQNCADENVGEQYNAGEVEVKGLEVKAGYEFKLANLLVPVDLTYTFTDTEFLNSFESKLDTWGDVTKGEELPYVPDNQLQFAAGLVGDNWRGDILVRYMDEMRTIAGSGDIPNDEVIKSRTVVDLAAHYNLAENQELTLNIDNLFDKEYATTRTHGSLMAGKPRTMTIGYKYSF, encoded by the coding sequence ATGCGTAGTTCATCGTTTTTTCAACCGGCTTTAATTGCCTCGGCAATTTTAGCTGCGATTAGTCACACTGCTGTCGCCAAAGATACAGATGATAATATAGAACATCTGACTATTTTTGGTAGTGCCCAAGCGGTAAATGATGTGCCAGGAAGCGCCCATATGATCACGGAAGAAGAGCTGAACAAGTTTGACTTCACCGATATCATGCGTACCTTAACCTCAGTGCCCGGCGTTTATGTGCTGGAAGAAGACGGTTATGGTTTACGTCCTAATATCGGCATGCGCGGTACAGGACAGAATCGCAGTGAAAAAGTAACTATCATGGAAGACAATGTTTTAGCGGCCCCTGCGCCCTATGCTTCACCTTCAGCCTATTACTTCCCGACAGCGGGTCGTATGCAGCAGGTAGAAGTGCTTAAAGGTACTTCCAGCGCCATGTATGGTCCGCGCACTACAGGCGGTGTGATCAACATGTTATCCCGCCAGATACCGGATGATGCCCTTGCCGGTCAGTTTAACGTGACAACCGGTGAAGACGGATATGCAAAAGTGCATGCCTACGCCGGCGGTTCCGGTGAGCAGGTTTCTTCGGTATTTGAGGTATTCCGTTATCAGGCGGATGGTTTTAAAGACATTAACAACAGTGATCGTGATACCGGTTTTGTAAAAAATGATATTTTAGCGAAAGTTCGTTTTAACAGCGACAAAAACGCCGCTTACGATCAAGAGCTGGAGTTGAAATTAAAATACTCGGATGAAGACTCCGATGAAACTTATATGGGCTTGACGGACGCAGACTTTGCCGCCGATCCTTATGCCCGTTATTCAGCTTCTCAGCTGGATAATATGGACACTACCCATAAGCAGGTGCAGATTAACCATCTGATTAAAATCAACGGCCGTTTCAACTTAATGACCACGGCTTACTACAATGATTTTAGCCGTAACTGGTACAAAACCAGTAAGGTTGGAAAAATGGTTGATGAAGTACAGGAAGATGGCAGCATAATTCCGGTGAAGAAATTCTCCAGCCTGGGTTCTGGCGGCACAGAAATCGCCTCAGATTATGATCGGGGTGCAGAGAGTGAGATTTATGCTCAGGTGAAAGCCAACAGCCGTGATTACCTGTCTAAGGGTCTGCAAACGGTATTAGATATCGACCTTGACGATCATCAGCTGAAATTTGGTGTTCGTTATCATGAAGATGAAATGGATCGTTTCCAGTGGGTTGATGAATACACCCTGGATCAGGATTACCAGATGACCCAGGATGATGCCGGTGTTCACGGTGCTGATTCTAACCGTATCGACAGCGCAGAAGCTTTGGCGTTATTTGTTCATGATGAATATACCCTGGGGAATTTTATCATCAATGCCGGGTTACGTTATGAAGACATCACCTTAGAACGCCATGACTGGAAAGATGATCTTGCCCGCACCCAGGATCCGGTAAAACACACCAAGAATACCGTAGATGTCTGGTTGCCGTCACTGGCGCTAACTTATAGAGTCAACGAAGAGTTAGTACTGCTTGGTGGTATCCAAAAAGGCTTCGCGCCACCGGCACCGGGTAATGAAGAAGCAGACGATGAAGAAAGTATCAACTACGAGTTAGGTTTACGTTATAACAACGAAAGCTTACATGCTGAAGCCATTGCTTTCTTCTCTGACTACGACAATATGCACGGTAACTGTACCGTCAGCCAGAATTGCGCCGATGAAAATGTTGGCGAGCAATATAATGCCGGTGAAGTAGAAGTGAAAGGCTTAGAAGTGAAAGCAGGTTATGAATTTAAACTGGCTAACTTGTTGGTGCCGGTAGATTTGACCTATACCTTTACCGACACTGAGTTCTTAAACAGTTTTGAATCTAAGCTCGATACCTGGGGAGATGTCACTAAGGGTGAAGAGTTGCCATATGTACCGGATAATCAGCTGCAATTTGCTGCCGGTCTGGTGGGAGATAACTGGCGTGGCGATATCTTAGTGCGCTATATGGATGAGATGCGTACTATTGCCGGCAGTGGCGATATTCCGAATGATGAAGTGATTAAAAGCCGTACCGTAGTCGACTTAGCGGCTCATTATAACCTGGCCGAGAATCAGGAGCTGACCCTGAATATCGATAACCTGTTTGATAAAGAGTATGCAACAACCCGTACCCACGGCTCTTTAATGGCGGGTAAACCTCGCACTATGACCATAGGTTATAAATACAGCTTCTAA
- a CDS encoding MltA domain-containing protein produces MKINSVILMLLALNVFIPAALGLSFSLEPQPELGQLRDFKGSELCQVAENSKHYLQSQGQDTFAVHPGKQINDQITLKRVEHTLAFICQTYREDVRAKRQSRLHDKAFLKQHFEFVRWRPDKETAAKIAGKSTNESKARMLNNIPDEEIFLTKYYTKLLDGSPVKTEHYDQALYALPKDEQGLSLAQAEQQKEHLTRFRFTRQQIIAGALVNDKLAKPLVWLTEEALHDVLLQGTGVLKVDGKIRYFNVHRNNGITYDYTIGKREQPRYWYFVETPEIMGYGQDQSSKIAIKPQVTFAGNIADLGVGKLIMVSYRDNKGQVSRLGILADQGGAFDNNLFQLDLLVDSYRGWSDYHSHNGHLPDYARAWILLLK; encoded by the coding sequence GTGAAAATTAACTCTGTTATTTTGATGTTATTGGCCCTAAATGTTTTTATCCCGGCTGCCCTGGGGCTAAGTTTTTCGCTTGAACCTCAGCCGGAATTAGGGCAGTTGAGAGACTTTAAGGGCAGTGAACTTTGCCAGGTGGCAGAAAACAGCAAGCATTATCTGCAGAGTCAAGGGCAAGACACTTTTGCCGTACACCCGGGTAAACAGATCAATGACCAGATCACGCTGAAAAGGGTAGAACATACCCTGGCTTTTATCTGCCAAACCTACCGGGAAGATGTGCGGGCGAAACGACAGAGCCGTTTACATGATAAAGCATTTTTAAAACAGCACTTTGAGTTTGTCCGCTGGCGGCCGGATAAGGAAACGGCGGCTAAAATTGCCGGGAAAAGCACCAACGAAAGCAAAGCAAGGATGTTGAATAATATCCCCGATGAAGAAATTTTTCTTACTAAATATTATACCAAGCTACTGGATGGCAGTCCGGTAAAAACTGAACATTACGATCAGGCACTTTATGCCCTGCCGAAAGATGAACAAGGCCTTAGCTTAGCGCAGGCAGAGCAGCAAAAAGAGCACTTAACCCGGTTTCGTTTTACCCGCCAGCAAATCATCGCCGGCGCCCTGGTTAACGACAAGTTGGCAAAACCTCTGGTGTGGCTGACAGAGGAGGCGTTACATGATGTGTTGTTACAGGGCACCGGTGTGTTAAAGGTTGATGGCAAGATCCGTTATTTTAATGTCCACCGTAATAACGGCATAACCTATGACTACACTATCGGAAAGCGGGAACAGCCAAGATATTGGTACTTTGTCGAAACGCCGGAAATCATGGGCTATGGCCAGGATCAGTCCAGTAAAATTGCGATTAAACCTCAGGTGACTTTTGCCGGTAATATTGCTGACCTCGGCGTGGGGAAATTGATCATGGTCAGTTACCGGGACAACAAGGGGCAAGTCAGCCGGCTGGGGATCCTGGCGGATCAGGGAGGTGCTTTTGATAATAATCTTTTCCAACTGGATCTGTTGGTGGATAGTTATCGTGGCTGGTCTGATTATCATAGTCACAATGGCCATTTACCCGATTACGCCAGGGCCTGGATACTGTTACTGAAGTAA
- a CDS encoding pseudouridine synthase, whose product MRLDKFLCKSTEFSREQARELILGGNIRVNGEMLTDPAKQVHENNEILFKGSRLKARDSRYIMLHKPPGTICSNVDENYPSVFSLLHFERVDDLHLAGRLDVDTTGLVFITDDGRWSQQIISPKNLCYKTYLVGLRNPVADGVVQQFASGIQLQGEKALTLPAQLQIITPQQVLLSIMEGKYHQVKRMFAATGNKVVSLHRQQIGDIALEPGLQPGQWRYLTPDEVSCFSSPSL is encoded by the coding sequence ATGCGTCTTGATAAATTTCTTTGCAAAAGTACCGAATTCTCCCGCGAGCAGGCCAGGGAATTAATTCTTGGCGGCAATATCCGGGTCAATGGTGAAATGCTTACCGACCCGGCAAAACAGGTGCATGAAAATAATGAAATTCTGTTTAAAGGCAGCCGGTTAAAAGCACGTGACTCCCGTTATATTATGCTGCATAAGCCGCCGGGGACTATTTGCTCTAATGTCGATGAAAATTATCCGTCGGTTTTTAGTTTATTGCATTTTGAACGGGTCGATGATCTACATCTTGCCGGCCGGTTAGATGTAGATACTACGGGGTTGGTTTTTATTACCGATGACGGGCGCTGGTCACAGCAGATTATTTCACCCAAAAATTTATGTTATAAAACCTATCTGGTCGGACTGAGAAATCCGGTTGCTGACGGTGTTGTCCAACAGTTTGCATCAGGTATTCAACTGCAGGGAGAAAAGGCTTTAACCTTGCCGGCTCAATTGCAGATCATCACGCCGCAGCAGGTGTTACTGTCGATCATGGAAGGTAAATACCACCAGGTAAAACGTATGTTTGCAGCGACAGGAAATAAAGTCGTGAGTTTACATCGTCAGCAAATAGGTGATATTGCTTTAGAGCCGGGATTGCAGCCCGGGCAGTGGCGTTATTTAACCCCGGATGAAGTATCATGCTTTTCATCTCCTTCGTTATGA
- a CDS encoding YicC/YloC family endoribonuclease, producing MIHSMTGFARYEVKGEWGNAVWEIRSVNQRFLETYFRLPEQFRGIEPVLRERFRKRLNRGKVECHLRFTANPAAKSNLTLNKNLAEQLLQHANWVNEQTLNSQINPLEIMRWPGVMEAEESDINAIQADILVGFDAALKEFITARGNEGDNLKALIEQRLEGIVVEAEKVKAMMPEVILWQRNRITEKFAEASLELDSTRVEQELVLLAQKMDVDEEIDRLFSHVKETRNILKKGGPQGRRLDFMMQEFNREANTLGSKSINADITNSAVELKVLIEQMREQIQNIE from the coding sequence ATGATCCATAGCATGACCGGCTTCGCCCGTTATGAAGTCAAAGGTGAGTGGGGCAACGCGGTATGGGAAATCCGCTCGGTAAACCAGCGTTTTTTGGAAACCTACTTCCGCTTACCCGAACAGTTTCGAGGCATAGAGCCGGTATTACGTGAGCGCTTTCGCAAGCGGTTAAACCGCGGCAAGGTGGAATGCCATTTACGTTTTACTGCCAACCCTGCCGCAAAAAGCAATTTAACGCTCAATAAAAATTTAGCCGAGCAGCTGCTGCAACACGCCAACTGGGTTAATGAGCAAACCCTTAACAGCCAGATAAATCCGCTGGAAATTATGCGCTGGCCCGGGGTGATGGAAGCGGAAGAATCTGATATCAATGCCATTCAGGCGGATATCCTGGTGGGGTTTGATGCAGCCCTCAAGGAGTTTATAACCGCCCGCGGCAACGAAGGCGATAATCTTAAAGCCCTGATTGAACAGCGGCTTGAAGGTATAGTGGTTGAGGCGGAAAAAGTCAAAGCCATGATGCCGGAAGTGATTTTATGGCAACGTAACCGCATCACCGAAAAATTTGCCGAAGCCAGCCTTGAACTGGACTCTACCCGGGTGGAGCAGGAGCTGGTGCTGTTGGCGCAAAAAATGGACGTTGATGAAGAGATCGACCGTTTATTTAGCCATGTTAAAGAAACCCGCAATATTTTGAAAAAGGGTGGTCCGCAGGGACGACGCCTGGATTTTATGATGCAGGAGTTCAACCGCGAAGCCAATACCTTAGGTTCTAAATCCATTAATGCCGATATCACCAACAGTGCGGTGGAATTGAAGGTCTTAATCGAGCAGATGCGTGAGCAGATCCAAAATATTGAATAA
- a CDS encoding GMC family oxidoreductase, translated as MSFDICVIGSGAGASPVAYTLAKAGAKVLVLEKGPWLTEKEFYKDELAISLRDAYNPKLTDEQHVIEELYERESGETFWQGEPTSESGWSFWSGTVVGGSSNFMSGYFHRLKPDDFRLKSEFGDIEGANVADWPISYQDLEPYYARVEQEVGVSGRVVDHPHQEPRSTPFPYPPVAEHGVSAWIDEAAQSIGYHTMPVPRAILSRPDMGRNSCEYSGYCSSYGCSSGAKGSGRAALLNHAVASGNCTIKPESKVYKIETDKEGKITGVLYYDKAGRKHKAVADFYVVACQAIESSRLLLASKGGKFPNGLANNQGQVGKNLIFSAGGTGRGDFFYQDLTKDQVNTMKQVGPFVNRALQDWYRIEDKAFGKAAKGGTIDFLFHQNPIARARGSQWDENDNLVWGEQLKQNLKQEFTTYKTLRFEVFNDWLPNDDCFVTLDPDITDKWGDAVAKVRIGFHEHDLKVGEYLAEKGEKLLRAMGATNISSSVSGAPPTNLMAGGCRFGNDPKTSVLNKYCQAHEVDNLFVTDGSFMPTGGSVPYTFTIYANAFRVADHIKQRWQLKQREKLG; from the coding sequence ATGAGTTTTGATATCTGTGTGATCGGCAGCGGCGCCGGGGCTTCACCCGTGGCTTATACCCTGGCCAAGGCCGGAGCCAAGGTACTGGTGCTGGAAAAAGGCCCCTGGTTAACGGAAAAGGAGTTTTATAAAGACGAGCTGGCCATCAGTTTACGGGATGCCTACAACCCTAAGCTCACCGATGAGCAGCATGTCATTGAAGAGCTTTACGAAAGAGAAAGCGGTGAAACCTTTTGGCAGGGAGAGCCCACCAGCGAGTCCGGCTGGAGTTTCTGGAGCGGCACGGTTGTTGGCGGTTCATCCAATTTTATGAGTGGTTATTTCCATCGTCTTAAACCCGACGACTTCAGGTTAAAGTCTGAATTTGGCGATATTGAAGGGGCTAATGTTGCCGACTGGCCGATCAGTTATCAGGATCTTGAGCCCTATTATGCCAGGGTAGAACAAGAAGTCGGGGTGTCGGGCAGGGTTGTTGATCATCCCCACCAGGAGCCGAGGTCGACGCCGTTCCCTTATCCGCCGGTGGCGGAGCACGGGGTGTCTGCCTGGATAGATGAGGCGGCACAAAGTATTGGTTACCATACTATGCCGGTGCCCAGGGCGATTTTATCCCGGCCGGATATGGGGCGAAACTCGTGTGAATATTCCGGTTATTGCAGCAGTTACGGCTGCTCTTCCGGCGCCAAGGGCAGCGGCCGGGCGGCGCTGTTAAATCATGCGGTAGCCAGCGGTAACTGTACCATCAAGCCGGAATCTAAGGTTTATAAAATTGAAACCGACAAGGAAGGCAAGATCACCGGCGTACTTTATTATGATAAAGCCGGGCGTAAACATAAGGCGGTCGCCGATTTTTATGTGGTGGCCTGCCAGGCGATCGAAAGCTCCCGCTTGCTGTTGGCGTCTAAAGGGGGGAAATTTCCCAACGGTCTGGCCAATAACCAGGGGCAGGTAGGTAAAAACTTAATTTTCAGTGCCGGCGGTACCGGGCGCGGAGATTTTTTCTATCAGGATCTGACCAAAGATCAGGTGAATACCATGAAGCAGGTGGGGCCTTTTGTTAACCGGGCCTTGCAGGACTGGTACCGTATCGAGGACAAGGCTTTCGGCAAGGCAGCTAAAGGCGGCACCATAGATTTTCTTTTCCATCAAAACCCCATTGCCCGTGCCCGGGGCAGCCAGTGGGATGAAAACGACAACCTGGTGTGGGGGGAGCAGTTAAAGCAGAATTTAAAGCAGGAGTTTACCACTTATAAAACCCTGCGTTTTGAAGTCTTTAACGACTGGTTACCCAATGATGACTGTTTTGTGACTTTAGATCCCGATATTACCGACAAATGGGGAGATGCGGTGGCCAAGGTCAGGATAGGTTTCCACGAGCATGATCTTAAGGTCGGCGAATATCTGGCGGAAAAAGGAGAAAAGCTGCTCAGGGCCATGGGGGCGACCAATATCAGTTCGTCTGTCAGCGGCGCGCCGCCGACCAATTTAATGGCGGGAGGTTGCCGCTTCGGCAATGATCCGAAAACGTCGGTATTGAATAAATATTGCCAGGCCCATGAAGTGGATAATCTGTTTGTCACCGATGGCTCTTTTATGCCCACCGGGGGCAGTGTGCCTTACACCTTTACCATATATGCCAATGCCTTTCGGGTGGCGGATCACATTAAACAGCGCTGGCAGTTAAAACAGCGGGAAAAGCTGGGTTAA
- a CDS encoding gluconate 2-dehydrogenase subunit 3 family protein, whose protein sequence is MINIRSFFDVNYQTPLWFKEKNTQVKISRRALLKSAAGASAIAALPVKSWSPAPAEELRQALKTDPWLTLNAVLEHLLPASDSGPGARDIQALDYLYNVVTRQPTEQDEIAFIFKGVGWLNDFSNSQSGKAFVTLEQADKEKLLRAISNSRAGENWLNTLLNYIFEAMLSPPVYGGNPDGVGWKWLEHKPGFPLPKKGKRYYELPGQKGIAVKVVAAKGSKKA, encoded by the coding sequence GTGATAAATATTCGCTCATTTTTTGATGTTAACTATCAAACGCCTCTTTGGTTTAAAGAAAAGAACACTCAGGTAAAAATTTCCCGCCGGGCTTTGTTGAAGTCGGCGGCGGGCGCCTCGGCGATTGCCGCCTTGCCTGTTAAAAGCTGGAGCCCGGCACCGGCTGAGGAGCTTAGACAGGCGCTGAAAACCGATCCCTGGCTTACTTTAAATGCCGTGTTGGAGCATCTGTTACCTGCCTCGGATTCAGGACCCGGTGCCCGGGATATCCAGGCGCTGGACTATTTATATAATGTCGTCACCAGGCAACCGACGGAACAGGATGAAATAGCCTTTATTTTTAAAGGGGTTGGCTGGCTCAATGATTTTAGTAACAGCCAGAGCGGTAAGGCGTTTGTTACTCTGGAGCAAGCAGACAAGGAAAAGCTGCTGCGGGCCATCAGCAACTCCCGCGCGGGGGAGAACTGGCTTAATACTCTGTTGAACTATATTTTTGAGGCCATGCTTTCGCCTCCCGTGTATGGCGGCAATCCCGACGGTGTTGGCTGGAAATGGCTGGAGCATAAACCGGGCTTCCCTTTGCCTAAAAAGGGGAAACGTTATTATGAATTACCGGGTCAAAAGGGCATAGCGGTGAAAGTTGTAGCAGCTAAAGGAAGTAAAAAAGCATGA
- a CDS encoding thioredoxin family protein — MQKFFSRFVPAFFSFLVLLPSGAQAFAEPGLNLPVYSTSYDDQRDPFADARAAIKLAKSTQRNVLLEIGGNWCTWCKKMDAFLEQNPEVYRQLHDKFVLLKINVSDSNENEAFMSALPPVLGYPHMYVSTASGKMILSKDTAELLQDGKYSVKHWLEFINTWQANGKQG, encoded by the coding sequence ATGCAAAAGTTTTTTTCCCGGTTTGTGCCGGCATTTTTTTCATTCCTGGTCTTGTTACCGTCAGGAGCACAGGCTTTTGCCGAGCCCGGCCTTAATTTACCGGTTTACAGCACCAGTTACGATGATCAAAGAGATCCGTTTGCCGATGCCAGAGCCGCCATCAAGCTGGCAAAGAGCACACAGCGTAATGTTTTGCTTGAGATTGGCGGCAACTGGTGTACCTGGTGTAAAAAGATGGACGCCTTTCTAGAACAAAACCCCGAGGTTTACCGCCAGCTGCACGATAAGTTTGTGCTGTTAAAAATCAATGTCAGTGACAGCAATGAAAATGAAGCTTTTATGAGTGCCTTACCGCCGGTGTTAGGTTATCCCCATATGTATGTTTCGACGGCATCGGGCAAAATGATTTTATCCAAGGATACAGCGGAATTACTGCAAGACGGGAAATATTCGGTAAAACACTGGCTGGAGTTTATCAATACCTGGCAGGCTAACGGTAAGCAGGGGTAA